CAGCTTCTCATCCCCATGTCTTTTGTGTACAATGACTCCAAAAGCATGTGAGGACTTCTTCTCTCCTGCAAAACTATTGAGTGAGACACTGACATGTTATATAAAGATCCCAAGAGAGTGAGTGAGTGAGCTTACGCGGTGTGACCGGGAGTATTTCAACATACGCTCACGCTTGACCACACCTTCTTGCTTCCTCAACCATATGGCTTTTATGTCTTCCTTCGTGAGTGCGCTACTGTCCCAACCACTCTGACCGTTACACATGGTACGTTTTGGTATCTTAAGTTCTTCTTTGATCTCAGTTTTGGTCTTAGACAAGTGTTTCCTCTGGATGAGGCTTGATGTTGAAGCTTTGTTAGAAGAAACTTTTCTCCTAACAGCTCGGCCACGGACAATTGCTTGAAGCCTTACAAGTGCCTTCAGTGCCCGCAACGCCTTTCTAGCCTGTTTAGTAACCAATACACAAAAGGTCAAACACTGCAAAGGAGACTAAGCTGTAGACAGAGAGAGAGTGTCTAGCTAACCAGATAAGCTCTGAAGGCACTCTGAATCTTGATAGCTGCCAAATTGGTATCACTACTCTTCTTGACAAAATGTTGTGACGTGAAGGCGTTTTCCGCCATCCGGACAACCTCAGCAGCTGCCTTGGCGGCTGCAACCGCCGCCTCGGCTGCTGCAGCTGTGGCAATGGCTACGTTCATGGCGTGTTTTCTCTGATCCTCTGTTGCTTTGTTCAGTGTCCTCGTCTCTTGCATTGGAGTTGCAATCTGATGTCTCAGCTTTAGTCTTCTAAACACCCATCTCAATCTCCTTGGCTTCTAACAACAAAAGAACCATTTTAGATTCAGAACACATGGACTGGTATCACAAGAGGAAAAGGAACAAAACCTTCTCTGATTTTGCTTTGGCCTCGCAGATGAATAACCGTTTTATCCAACCGAACCAGGACGTTCTCCTCTTTCCCATTTGCAATGAAGTTCCCTGGTAAAAGATGATATAGGCTCTTATGATCACTTGAAGACGAGACACATTAAAGATCATTAAGAGAATCACAATGAATATCTATATCTTGATTAATTTTCATTATATGTTACAAAAATCATTAGACTCATCAAAAGAACAACTCTAAACAATGATGTAAACAGTGCGTTGCGTTGTCTAATAGATATGGCAGAGGAACACAAAGACAGAATCTCCCTTTACCTGCGAACACAATCTGGTGAATCAAATGTCGTGGAGGATAGAAAAGAAGTGATGATGATGTGGAGATTCAGACACTTGTGAAGAGATGAGTTCTAAGTGATGTCTAAATATAGGATCCtctcttgtctccttttccaactGTCACTTTCACCATCTATGATTACTGACTTGttcaaactcttcttcttttgcttcaTAACCAATCACTTGACATTGGTCCACCTTCATCACAAAATAAACTATTCATTTCTTGAATTCTTTCTCTATTGCCACTTTTGGCTTGTGAGAAAAGAACATGTGGCTTGTCAACGTAGCTATACCTACAAAAACTTAAGAAATTACGTAAGGTTGTAAAGTTggataatatcatattttaatgtaattattGTTATGATATCGCCATGAAACATATATGAAATGGAACTCGTGAAATATTCTTGCttcaagagaaaagaaaaataatgacaACAATGAGTGATAGTACAGTTTAATCATTGATAGAGAAAGCAAAATAATTATACCGAGctttgaagtttttttcttctttaaatcaAGAactattttggttttgatttttggGGTAATTCTTGCAAATTCGAGAatgatgtttattttttaacgATGAATGTTTATATCTACTAGAATGACATTATGTAAAAAATTACAGTAACAGTTATaatgaagaaaaaaagtatTCTTGAACAGATGATTGAACTTCAATTTTTCTTCTAAGGTTATATCTTAAAGAAACAtttcttcttttataatttagagTATAAACATCTATTACTTTACAAAACATGTAAGGAATGAA
The sequence above is drawn from the Raphanus sativus cultivar WK10039 chromosome 7, ASM80110v3, whole genome shotgun sequence genome and encodes:
- the LOC108816575 gene encoding protein IQ-DOMAIN 12 isoform X2, which encodes MGKRRTSWFGWIKRLFICEAKAKSEKPRRLRWVFRRLKLRHQIATPMQETRTLNKATEDQRKHAMNVAIATAAAAEAAVAAAKAAAEVVRMAENAFTSQHFVKKSSDTNLAAIKIQSAFRAYLARKALRALKALVRLQAIVRGRAVRRKVSSNKASTSSLIQRKHLSKTKTEIKEELKIPKRTMCNGQSGWDSSALTKEDIKAIWLRKQEGVVKRERMLKYSRSHRERRSPHMLLESLYTKDMGMRSCRLEHWGESKSEMVVPTKVKLRSLQRQDSGDGGQDSPFSFPRRSFSRLEQSLLEEESWFQSGFQPCMSVTETAKEKFRSLSTPRQRAGVMESWLDDNKKGGGDKVSLWSSFVSEASKMSSSKKSSLATTQHCC
- the LOC108816575 gene encoding protein IQ-DOMAIN 12 isoform X1, whose protein sequence is MGKRRTSWFGWIKRLFICEAKAKSEKKPRRLRWVFRRLKLRHQIATPMQETRTLNKATEDQRKHAMNVAIATAAAAEAAVAAAKAAAEVVRMAENAFTSQHFVKKSSDTNLAAIKIQSAFRAYLARKALRALKALVRLQAIVRGRAVRRKVSSNKASTSSLIQRKHLSKTKTEIKEELKIPKRTMCNGQSGWDSSALTKEDIKAIWLRKQEGVVKRERMLKYSRSHRERRSPHMLLESLYTKDMGMRSCRLEHWGESKSEMVVPTKVKLRSLQRQDSGDGGQDSPFSFPRRSFSRLEQSLLEEESWFQSGFQPCMSVTETAKEKFRSLSTPRQRAGVMESWLDDNKKGGGDKVSLWSSFVSEASKMSSSKKSSLATTQHCC